A portion of the Novosphingobium sp. KA1 genome contains these proteins:
- a CDS encoding S24 family peptidase — protein METPDPRSRLLQLADARGVSLSSLSRMIGKNASYLQQFIKKGSPRKLEEQDRSLLARFFGVDEVELGKGGEKSYDLTGWVDVPRLAVGASAGPGAHAGEEETFGTLRFTARWLRSLGLRPDALSAISVTGDSMEPTLRHGDEILVDRDWQPLRDGIHVVRLDDAVLVKRLEPVGAGRIALLSDNPAYRVIECGLDDVVVIGRVVWKGGRI, from the coding sequence ATGGAAACCCCGGACCCCCGCTCCCGCCTGCTGCAACTCGCCGATGCACGAGGGGTCAGCCTTTCGTCGCTCTCCCGGATGATCGGGAAGAATGCCAGCTATCTCCAGCAATTCATCAAGAAGGGCAGTCCTCGAAAGCTGGAGGAGCAGGACCGCAGCCTGCTGGCGCGGTTCTTTGGCGTGGATGAGGTGGAGCTGGGCAAGGGCGGGGAAAAATCCTACGATCTGACCGGATGGGTCGATGTGCCTCGGCTGGCCGTCGGCGCATCCGCCGGGCCGGGGGCTCATGCGGGGGAGGAGGAGACTTTCGGCACCTTGCGCTTCACCGCGCGGTGGCTGCGTTCGCTCGGGCTGCGGCCCGATGCGCTCTCCGCGATCAGCGTGACCGGCGATTCGATGGAGCCGACACTGCGTCATGGCGACGAGATCCTTGTCGACCGCGATTGGCAGCCGCTGCGCGATGGCATTCATGTCGTGCGTCTGGACGATGCCGTGCTGGTCAAGCGGCTGGAACCGGTCGGGGCCGGGCGGATCGCCTTGCTCAGCGACAATCCGGCCTACCGGGTGATCGAATGCGGGCTCGACGATGTGGTGGTGATCGGGCGAGTCGTCTGGAAGGGCGGGCGCATCTAG
- a CDS encoding D-2-hydroxyacid dehydrogenase: protein MTIVLISAQFRPGLEGRLPEGIEARWYSDGVELLAMVEQADAVWLHLIDGTTAREAVTRGTRLKWCNVLSSGVDWLPLDLLRERGITLTNGGGIHAQSVAEFTVMGMLTMAKGWREVVRAQDRHEWLAEPPGKRELLDSQVLVIGAGEIGSRIAEILRAFGARVTGVRRRPGPGELGAEEWRGVLGQFDWVILIVPSTPDTYRMFGPAELAAMKPGAALVNFARGTVIDQEALLASIDSGHLGGAFLDVTDPEPLPADHPLWSRENVHISMHLSGRAQDLLHTRGETRFLANAERFVAGEPLGHVVDPGRGY, encoded by the coding sequence ATGACCATCGTCCTCATCTCCGCGCAGTTCCGCCCCGGTCTTGAGGGGCGCTTGCCGGAGGGGATCGAGGCGCGCTGGTACAGCGATGGCGTTGAACTTCTTGCCATGGTGGAACAGGCGGATGCGGTCTGGCTGCACCTGATCGACGGCACGACCGCGCGCGAGGCGGTCACGCGGGGAACACGGCTCAAGTGGTGCAACGTGCTGTCCTCGGGCGTCGACTGGCTGCCGCTCGACCTGCTGCGCGAACGGGGCATCACGCTGACCAACGGCGGGGGCATCCATGCGCAGTCGGTTGCCGAGTTCACTGTCATGGGTATGTTGACGATGGCCAAGGGCTGGCGCGAGGTCGTGCGCGCGCAGGATCGTCACGAATGGCTGGCCGAGCCTCCGGGCAAGCGCGAACTGCTCGATTCGCAGGTGCTGGTGATCGGCGCCGGTGAAATCGGCAGCCGCATCGCGGAAATCCTGCGAGCCTTCGGCGCTCGAGTGACCGGCGTTCGCCGCCGTCCGGGCCCGGGGGAACTGGGCGCGGAGGAGTGGCGCGGCGTGCTGGGGCAGTTCGACTGGGTGATCCTGATCGTGCCCTCGACTCCGGACACATACCGCATGTTCGGTCCGGCGGAACTGGCGGCGATGAAACCGGGGGCGGCACTGGTCAATTTCGCGCGCGGCACCGTAATCGATCAGGAGGCGCTGCTGGCATCGATCGATTCGGGGCATCTGGGCGGCGCGTTCCTCGATGTCACCGATCCCGAGCCGCTGCCCGCCGATCACCCGCTATGGTCGCGGGAGAATGTCCATATCTCGATGCACCTTTCGGGGCGGGCGCAGGATCTGCTCCATACGCGCGGCGAGACGCGCTTTCTTGCCAATGCCGAGCGGTTCGTTGCGGGCGAACCGCTCGGCCATGTCGTCGATCCGGGGCGGGGGTATTGA
- a CDS encoding TonB-dependent receptor, protein MARRQWAYAVAFLGSLVPFGAMAQDEGSQEVVVTASRRDADDYSATMPAVGLRRKADFAIVEVTVSGDSRDKAQRESEIYDMIRSAIAAAPGAGVQLAYGERTLQPLTPQNYRDLTLRNDSRPDSQRTSFLAKVPLTGTIDAQSAQAAITRFVKSVKPVGRALMSESGDLTLSIVAPDQYRGQIADAIAADARGMASRLGNGYGVEIEGLQCPVEWTRAGLSEVLLFLPYKLKVVPLG, encoded by the coding sequence ATGGCAAGACGGCAATGGGCATATGCGGTTGCGTTTCTGGGCTCGCTGGTCCCGTTCGGCGCAATGGCGCAGGACGAAGGCTCGCAGGAAGTCGTGGTCACCGCCTCGCGCCGCGATGCCGATGACTATTCCGCGACGATGCCCGCCGTGGGACTACGCCGAAAGGCCGACTTTGCCATCGTCGAAGTCACCGTATCGGGCGACAGCCGCGACAAGGCCCAGCGCGAGAGCGAAATCTACGACATGATCCGCAGCGCCATCGCCGCCGCGCCGGGCGCCGGCGTGCAACTGGCCTATGGCGAGCGTACGCTCCAGCCGCTCACCCCGCAGAACTACCGCGACCTGACACTGCGCAACGATTCCCGGCCCGACAGCCAACGCACCAGCTTTCTCGCGAAAGTACCGCTGACCGGCACGATCGATGCCCAGAGCGCACAGGCCGCGATCACGCGTTTCGTGAAATCGGTAAAGCCCGTCGGCCGCGCGCTGATGAGCGAGAGCGGCGACCTGACCCTCTCGATCGTCGCTCCGGACCAGTATCGCGGCCAGATCGCCGATGCCATCGCCGCCGATGCCAGGGGCATGGCGAGCCGGCTCGGCAATGGCTACGGCGTGGAAATCGAAGGTCTGCAATGCCCGGTCGAGTGGACGCGCGCCGGCCTTTCCGAAGTGCTGCTCTTCTTGCCCTACAAGCTGAAAGTCGTGCCGCTCGGCTAG
- the cysS gene encoding cysteine--tRNA ligase, whose amino-acid sequence MTETQSLTLFNSLTRQLEPFQPVHAGEARVYTCGPTVYNYPHIGNMRAYVFADILGRTLSHAGYKLTHVINITDVGHLTDDADAGEDKMEKMARAQAQSIWDIAEHYTQAYWADIKALNIRQPAKWSIATDYVPQMIAFAEKIAPRHCYELESGLYFDVSTVADYGRLARAVTDEGEGRIEAVEDKRNAADFAIWRKTPEGEKRQMEWDSPWGRGAPGWHLECSVMSGDLLGFPFDIHTGGIDHREIHHPNEIAQNQAFCCQPEDACGLDVPANSGAKVWMHNNFLVERSGKMSKSSGEFLRLQLLIDKGYHPLGYRMMCLQAHYRSELEFSWEGLAAALVRLKRMIIVVERLGDVEAGDPGHPKLAPMLETFEKAIRDDLNTAVALTALEDVLAAKKVDAGAKRAVVERMDAVLGLDLFGTGRADLRLRPKAAEITEAEIEDVLARRKAARAEKDFASSDALRDGLAAKGVEAMDGDPLGWEWKLA is encoded by the coding sequence ATGACCGAGACGCAAAGCCTGACGCTGTTCAACAGCCTGACCCGCCAGCTGGAGCCGTTCCAGCCCGTCCACGCCGGCGAGGCGCGCGTCTATACCTGCGGGCCGACGGTCTACAACTACCCTCACATCGGCAACATGCGCGCCTATGTCTTTGCGGACATCCTCGGCCGGACGCTCAGCCATGCGGGGTACAAGCTTACCCACGTCATCAACATCACCGACGTCGGCCACCTGACCGACGATGCCGATGCGGGTGAGGACAAGATGGAGAAGATGGCAAGGGCGCAAGCCCAGTCCATCTGGGACATCGCCGAGCACTACACGCAGGCCTATTGGGCCGACATCAAGGCGCTCAATATCCGGCAGCCGGCCAAGTGGTCGATCGCGACGGACTACGTTCCGCAGATGATCGCATTTGCCGAGAAGATCGCGCCAAGGCACTGCTACGAACTGGAAAGCGGCCTCTACTTCGACGTTTCCACCGTTGCCGACTACGGCCGCCTTGCGCGTGCCGTCACCGATGAGGGGGAGGGGCGGATCGAGGCCGTAGAGGACAAGCGCAACGCCGCCGACTTCGCGATCTGGCGCAAGACGCCCGAGGGCGAGAAGCGCCAGATGGAATGGGATTCTCCCTGGGGCCGGGGCGCTCCCGGCTGGCATCTCGAATGCTCGGTGATGTCGGGCGATCTGCTCGGCTTCCCGTTCGACATCCACACCGGCGGCATCGACCACCGCGAGATCCACCACCCCAACGAGATCGCCCAGAACCAGGCGTTCTGCTGCCAGCCCGAAGATGCCTGCGGCCTCGACGTGCCCGCAAATTCGGGTGCCAAGGTGTGGATGCACAACAATTTCCTCGTCGAGCGTTCCGGCAAGATGAGCAAGTCCTCGGGCGAGTTCCTGCGCCTGCAACTGCTGATCGACAAGGGCTACCACCCGCTTGGCTACCGCATGATGTGCCTGCAGGCGCATTACCGGTCGGAGCTGGAGTTCTCGTGGGAGGGCCTCGCCGCCGCGCTCGTGCGCCTGAAGCGCATGATTATCGTGGTGGAGCGGCTGGGCGATGTGGAAGCCGGCGATCCCGGCCACCCCAAGCTCGCGCCGATGCTCGAAACGTTCGAGAAGGCCATTCGTGACGATCTCAACACCGCGGTCGCGCTGACGGCGCTCGAGGATGTGCTGGCCGCCAAGAAGGTCGATGCGGGTGCCAAGCGGGCCGTCGTCGAGCGAATGGATGCCGTGCTCGGGCTTGATCTGTTCGGCACCGGCCGCGCCGATCTGCGCCTTCGTCCCAAGGCGGCCGAAATCACCGAGGCCGAGATCGAGGACGTGCTGGCCCGCCGCAAGGCCGCGCGTGCGGAGAAGGACTTCGCCAGCTCCGATGCGCTGCGCGATGGACTTGCGGCCAAGGGCGTGGAGGCGATGGACGGCGACCCGCTCGGCTGGGAATGGAAGCTCGCCTAG
- a CDS encoding nitroreductase, which produces MNVTDAVLSRRSIRAFSDEPVSLDVLHRVLDKARMAPSGCNFQPWEATVLTGEPLKALQDKMLASQPQDPEEYSWSAPMQSPRHAARLQELGGLMYGAMGIARDDAAGRQAFMNQNVTSFGAPVLLVCYFERFMGSPQWSDVGMWLQTIMLLLREEGLDSCPQEWMGLYARLIKDHIGVSDETHLLFCGLSIGKRLDAPVNAFDRPRVALDDQVKFLGFE; this is translated from the coding sequence ATGAACGTCACCGACGCCGTCCTCAGCCGCCGCTCGATCCGCGCCTTCAGCGACGAGCCGGTGAGCCTCGACGTGCTGCACCGCGTGCTCGACAAGGCGCGCATGGCGCCTTCCGGTTGCAACTTCCAGCCCTGGGAAGCGACCGTGCTGACCGGTGAGCCGCTCAAGGCGCTGCAGGATAAGATGCTGGCCAGCCAGCCACAGGATCCCGAGGAATACAGCTGGTCCGCGCCGATGCAGTCGCCCCGCCACGCCGCGCGGCTGCAGGAACTGGGCGGTCTCATGTATGGCGCCATGGGCATCGCGCGGGACGACGCCGCAGGGCGCCAGGCCTTCATGAACCAGAACGTCACCTCGTTCGGCGCGCCGGTGCTGCTGGTCTGCTATTTCGAGCGTTTCATGGGTTCGCCGCAGTGGTCGGACGTGGGCATGTGGCTGCAGACGATCATGCTGCTGCTGCGCGAGGAGGGCCTCGATTCCTGCCCGCAGGAATGGATGGGCCTCTATGCCCGGCTCATCAAGGACCACATCGGCGTGTCGGACGAGACGCACCTGCTGTTCTGTGGGCTCTCCATCGGCAAGCGCCTCGACGCGCCGGTAAACGCCTTCGATCGCCCGCGCGTGGCGCTGGACGATCAGGTGAAGTTCCTCGGTTTCGAATGA
- the cobT gene encoding cobaltochelatase subunit CobT, whose protein sequence is MSEETPVDRFKLALTGASRAIANDAEVEVNWTADAPSATGGTFRIPMPGRSVPRAAAMQARGYADSFALRLRHHNEALHRRHAPSEPSARACYDAVEMVRYEALGANAYAGMRDNLDASLEARIASDPIARADAPDKVPVPTALALLLRERLTGQPVPDVAQDGVQMVRRWIESKAGDDFDALAGLLEDQKAFQKLSLDMLAHLEMTQADEVDLPPEDADEMDGDEQTEEDETGDESGREEQPAEAAAEPSRGEDQGEAEAEGENPADMDEGQEGDEGDEGMLPVRPNRPWTDIPESFDYQVFTEAYDEVVGAADLCDEEELTRLRAYLDAQLKGLQGVVTRLANRLQRRLMAQQNRSWDFDQEEGMLDAARLARVVVSPGQSLSYKIERDVEFKDTVVTLLLDNSGSMRGRPISIAAISADVLARTLERCGVKVEILGFTTRAWKGGQSREAWLASGRPAHPGRLNDLRHIVYKKADEPWRRARKNLGLMMREGLLKENIDGEALLWAHNRMLARQEDRRILMVISDGAPVDDSTLSVNSAGYLEAHLRRVIEWIEAKSPVQLVAIGIGHDVTRYYRRAVTIMDAEQLGGTMIEQLAGLFEEE, encoded by the coding sequence ATGTCCGAAGAAACACCTGTCGACCGCTTCAAGCTCGCGCTGACCGGCGCTTCGCGCGCCATCGCCAACGATGCCGAAGTCGAGGTCAACTGGACCGCCGATGCCCCCAGCGCGACCGGGGGCACCTTCCGCATCCCGATGCCGGGCCGCTCCGTACCACGCGCCGCCGCGATGCAGGCGCGTGGCTATGCCGACAGTTTTGCGCTCAGGCTGCGCCACCACAACGAGGCGCTGCACCGCCGTCACGCCCCGTCCGAACCTTCCGCGCGCGCCTGCTACGACGCGGTGGAGATGGTCCGCTACGAAGCGCTGGGCGCCAATGCCTATGCCGGTATGCGCGACAATCTTGACGCCTCGCTGGAAGCGCGCATCGCCAGCGACCCGATCGCGCGCGCCGATGCGCCGGACAAGGTTCCGGTGCCGACGGCGCTGGCACTGCTTTTGCGCGAGCGCCTGACCGGCCAGCCCGTGCCCGACGTGGCGCAGGACGGCGTGCAGATGGTGCGCCGCTGGATCGAATCGAAGGCGGGCGACGATTTCGACGCGCTCGCCGGATTGCTGGAGGACCAGAAGGCCTTCCAGAAACTCTCGCTCGACATGCTCGCGCATCTTGAGATGACGCAGGCCGATGAAGTCGACCTGCCGCCCGAGGACGCCGACGAGATGGACGGCGACGAGCAGACCGAGGAAGACGAGACCGGCGATGAAAGCGGGCGCGAGGAGCAGCCTGCCGAAGCCGCCGCCGAACCCTCCCGGGGCGAGGACCAGGGGGAGGCCGAGGCCGAGGGCGAAAATCCGGCGGACATGGACGAGGGCCAGGAAGGCGACGAGGGCGATGAGGGCATGCTGCCGGTCCGCCCGAACCGCCCCTGGACCGACATTCCGGAAAGCTTCGACTATCAGGTCTTCACCGAGGCCTATGACGAAGTGGTCGGCGCCGCGGACCTCTGCGACGAAGAGGAGCTGACCCGCCTGCGCGCCTATCTCGACGCGCAGCTCAAGGGCCTTCAGGGCGTCGTCACGCGGCTGGCCAATCGCCTCCAGCGGCGCCTCATGGCGCAGCAGAACCGCTCGTGGGACTTCGATCAGGAAGAGGGCATGCTCGATGCCGCGCGGCTGGCCCGTGTGGTCGTCTCGCCCGGCCAGTCGCTGTCCTACAAGATCGAGCGCGATGTCGAGTTCAAGGACACCGTCGTCACGCTGCTGCTCGACAATTCGGGGTCCATGCGCGGGCGGCCGATCTCGATCGCGGCGATCAGTGCGGACGTGCTGGCGCGCACGCTGGAACGCTGCGGCGTGAAGGTGGAAATCCTCGGCTTCACCACCCGCGCGTGGAAGGGCGGGCAGAGCCGCGAGGCATGGCTCGCCAGCGGCCGTCCCGCCCATCCGGGCCGCCTCAACGACCTGCGCCACATCGTCTACAAGAAGGCGGACGAGCCCTGGCGCCGCGCGCGCAAGAACCTCGGCCTGATGATGCGCGAAGGGCTGCTGAAAGAGAACATCGACGGCGAGGCGCTGCTCTGGGCGCATAACCGGATGCTCGCCCGCCAGGAAGATCGCCGCATCCTGATGGTGATCTCGGACGGCGCGCCGGTGGACGATTCGACCCTCTCGGTGAACTCGGCGGGTTATCTCGAGGCGCACCTGCGTCGGGTGATCGAATGGATCGAGGCCAAGAGCCCGGTCCAGCTTGTTGCCATCGGCATCGGCCATGACGTTACGCGCTATTACCGGCGCGCCGTCACCATCATGGATGCCGAGCAGCTTGGCGGCACGATGATCGAGCAGCTTGCAGGTCTGTTCGAGGAAGAGTGA
- the fsa gene encoding fructose-6-phosphate aldolase, producing MKFFVDTADTAEIAELAATGLLDGVTTNPSLIAKSGRDFIEVTKEICGLTDGPVSAEVVALDHAGMMREAEILRKIADNVCIKVPLTFDGLKTCKALTSDGTMVNVTLCFSANQALLAAKAGASFISPFVGRHDDNGFDGMDLIRDIRLIYDNYAFETEILAASIRHPVHVLECARIGADVATMPPAVIKNLVKHVLTDKGIEGFMADWAKTGQSL from the coding sequence ATGAAGTTCTTCGTCGACACCGCCGACACTGCCGAAATCGCCGAGCTGGCCGCTACCGGCCTGCTTGACGGCGTTACCACCAACCCGTCGCTGATTGCCAAGTCCGGCCGTGACTTCATCGAAGTCACCAAGGAAATCTGCGGCCTTACCGATGGTCCGGTCAGCGCCGAAGTCGTCGCGCTCGACCATGCCGGCATGATGCGCGAGGCCGAAATCCTGCGCAAGATCGCCGACAACGTCTGCATCAAGGTGCCGCTCACCTTCGACGGCCTCAAGACCTGCAAGGCGCTGACCAGCGACGGCACCATGGTCAACGTCACCCTGTGCTTCTCGGCCAACCAGGCGCTGCTCGCCGCCAAGGCGGGCGCCTCGTTCATCTCGCCTTTCGTTGGCCGTCATGACGACAACGGCTTCGACGGCATGGACCTGATCCGCGACATCCGCCTGATCTACGACAACTACGCCTTCGAGACCGAGATCCTCGCCGCCTCGATCCGCCACCCGGTTCACGTCCTCGAATGCGCCCGCATCGGCGCCGACGTCGCGACGATGCCGCCGGCGGTCATCAAGAACCTGGTCAAGCATGTCCTCACCGACAAGGGCATCGAAGGCTTCATGGCCGACTGGGCCAAGACCGGCCAGAGCCTCTGA
- a CDS encoding DUF4197 domain-containing protein — protein sequence MMMVNWGSPDLADGHEGAGQGYMIERRALLGGFALLGAFAVSGCATTGLRRAFTSDAEPVRRLMRLSSERAFTWLVQPDGFWTSPVARIALPVLFTRTGATRSRKLRSADFRMKLQHQLNTIAGKSAAVAAPLVAQAARQVPIPDPAEVLGGGRTAATTLLRKAMGPALVNAMLPDMERAMQQAGDPTLGEAIAALKGVTITDAAHALAIEADNAIWYEIGSAEAAIRQDPAQTGDSLLIATFKAA from the coding sequence ATGATGATGGTGAATTGGGGATCGCCGGACCTGGCGGACGGACATGAAGGTGCGGGGCAGGGGTACATGATCGAGCGCCGTGCCCTGCTGGGCGGCTTCGCGCTGCTGGGGGCCTTTGCCGTTTCCGGCTGCGCCACGACGGGCCTGCGCCGAGCTTTCACCAGCGATGCCGAGCCGGTGCGCCGCCTGATGCGGCTGTCGTCCGAGCGTGCCTTCACCTGGCTGGTCCAGCCGGACGGGTTCTGGACCAGCCCGGTTGCGCGCATTGCGCTGCCGGTGCTGTTCACCCGCACCGGTGCGACCCGCTCGCGCAAGTTGCGCTCTGCCGATTTCAGGATGAAGCTGCAGCACCAGCTCAACACCATCGCCGGCAAGAGCGCGGCGGTGGCCGCCCCGCTGGTGGCGCAGGCGGCCCGGCAGGTTCCGATTCCCGACCCTGCCGAGGTGCTCGGCGGCGGCCGTACCGCGGCAACCACGTTGCTGCGCAAGGCGATGGGCCCGGCGCTGGTCAATGCCATGCTCCCGGACATGGAACGGGCGATGCAGCAGGCCGGTGATCCCACGCTGGGTGAGGCGATTGCCGCGCTGAAGGGGGTGACGATCACCGATGCCGCCCATGCCCTGGCGATCGAGGCGGACAATGCCATCTGGTACGAGATCGGCTCGGCCGAGGCGGCCATCCGGCAGGATCCGGCACAGACGGGCGACAGCCTGCTGATCGCCACCTTCAAGGCGGCCTGA
- a CDS encoding primosomal protein N' yields the protein MKRIRILVFNAALGVLDYRVPEGRPVEHGSVVIAPLGPRQVLGIVWEAERLSAQEVPESKLRPILEVLPVPPIPERLRRLIEWTADYYCAPLASVARMALGSMAALRGGGTTTEYRLTGMEPARLTPQRAAALDALQGEQASIKELAELASVSDGVLRGMVGAGLLEPVTVDLDRPYPRANPEFAVPELSEGQQAAADVFVEAVRTPRFAPFLLDGVTGSGKTETYFEAVAEALRLNRQVLVLLPEIALTENFLRRFEHRFGVSPILWHSSLKSSERRRAWRSIVLGDAQVVVGARSALFLPYAHLGLIIVDEAHEISFKQDDGVRYNARDVAVMRAKFEAFPVILASATPALETMQLAEAGVYRKIDLPARFGGAQLPDIQIVDLRKEAPERGKWLAPRLVEEMKARLARGEQSLLFLNRRGYAPLTLCRHCGYRFQCPNCTAWLVEHRFSQRLACHHCGHEVPVPEACPECGTGDCLVACGPGVERIADEVAEILPEARVALVTSDTMNTAEAMNEFVAKAENKAIDVIVGTQLVTKGYHFPELTLVGVVDADLGLEGGDLRAAERTYQQVAQVAGRAGRGEKPGEVLIQTRHPEASVIAALAAGDRDAFYAAEIEARRDANAPPFGRWAAIIVSSEDQAEAKAAARTIGGTAPNLPDMLVLGPAPAPLSLLRGRHRFRLLINAKRSAELQRVLREWLEPLQFPRGVRVHIDVDPYSFV from the coding sequence ATGAAACGCATTCGAATCCTTGTCTTCAATGCCGCGCTGGGCGTGCTCGACTACCGCGTGCCCGAAGGCAGGCCCGTCGAACACGGATCCGTGGTGATCGCGCCGCTCGGCCCCCGTCAGGTTCTGGGGATCGTCTGGGAGGCGGAACGCCTGAGCGCGCAAGAAGTGCCCGAAAGCAAATTGCGTCCGATTCTGGAAGTCCTGCCGGTCCCGCCCATCCCCGAGCGGCTCCGGCGGCTGATCGAGTGGACGGCGGACTATTACTGCGCCCCGCTGGCCTCGGTGGCCCGCATGGCACTGGGGTCGATGGCAGCGCTGCGCGGCGGCGGGACCACCACCGAGTACAGGCTGACCGGCATGGAACCGGCCCGCCTCACCCCGCAGCGCGCCGCAGCGCTGGATGCGCTGCAGGGCGAGCAGGCCTCGATCAAGGAACTGGCGGAGCTGGCCTCGGTTTCCGACGGCGTGCTGCGCGGCATGGTCGGCGCGGGACTGCTGGAGCCGGTCACCGTCGACCTCGACCGCCCCTATCCGCGCGCCAACCCGGAATTCGCGGTCCCGGAACTGTCGGAGGGACAGCAGGCCGCCGCGGATGTTTTCGTGGAGGCCGTCCGCACCCCCAGGTTCGCGCCGTTCCTGCTCGACGGGGTCACCGGCTCGGGCAAGACCGAAACCTACTTCGAGGCCGTGGCCGAAGCGCTGCGTCTGAATCGGCAGGTGCTGGTGCTGCTGCCGGAGATCGCGCTCACCGAGAACTTCCTTCGCCGCTTCGAACATCGCTTCGGGGTATCGCCGATCCTCTGGCACTCCTCGCTCAAGTCCAGCGAACGCCGCCGCGCGTGGCGCTCCATCGTTCTAGGGGACGCTCAGGTCGTCGTAGGGGCACGTTCTGCCCTGTTTCTGCCTTACGCCCATCTCGGCCTGATCATCGTCGATGAAGCCCACGAAATCTCGTTCAAGCAGGACGACGGCGTGCGCTACAACGCCCGCGACGTGGCGGTCATGCGCGCCAAATTCGAGGCTTTTCCGGTCATCCTCGCCAGCGCCACGCCGGCGCTGGAGACGATGCAACTGGCTGAGGCCGGGGTCTACAGAAAGATCGACCTCCCCGCCCGCTTCGGCGGCGCGCAATTGCCCGACATCCAGATCGTCGACTTGCGCAAGGAAGCGCCGGAACGCGGCAAATGGCTGGCGCCGCGCCTGGTCGAGGAAATGAAGGCCCGCCTTGCGCGCGGCGAGCAATCGCTGCTGTTCCTCAACCGCCGCGGCTATGCGCCGCTGACGCTGTGCCGCCACTGCGGCTACCGCTTCCAATGCCCGAACTGCACGGCCTGGCTGGTGGAGCACCGCTTCTCCCAGCGCCTGGCCTGCCACCACTGCGGCCACGAAGTGCCGGTGCCCGAGGCCTGCCCCGAATGCGGCACCGGCGACTGCCTGGTCGCCTGCGGCCCCGGCGTCGAGCGCATTGCCGACGAAGTCGCGGAAATCTTGCCCGAAGCGCGCGTGGCGCTGGTGACTTCGGACACCATGAACACCGCCGAAGCCATGAACGAATTCGTCGCCAAGGCGGAAAACAAGGCGATCGACGTGATCGTCGGCACCCAGCTGGTCACCAAGGGATACCACTTCCCCGAACTGACACTGGTGGGCGTGGTCGATGCCGATCTCGGCCTTGAAGGCGGAGACTTGCGCGCGGCGGAACGGACCTATCAGCAGGTCGCCCAGGTCGCCGGGCGCGCCGGGCGCGGCGAGAAACCCGGCGAAGTGCTGATCCAGACGCGCCATCCGGAAGCCTCGGTCATCGCGGCGCTGGCGGCCGGAGATCGCGACGCCTTTTACGCCGCCGAAATCGAGGCACGGCGCGATGCCAATGCCCCTCCGTTCGGGCGCTGGGCCGCGATCATCGTCTCTTCCGAGGATCAGGCCGAGGCCAAGGCCGCCGCCCGCACCATCGGCGGCACCGCACCCAACCTGCCCGACATGCTGGTGCTGGGCCCGGCCCCCGCGCCGCTGTCGCTGCTGCGCGGGCGCCACCGTTTTCGCTTGTTGATCAACGCAAAGCGCTCAGCCGAACTGCAGCGGGTGCTGCGCGAATGGCTGGAGCCGCTCCAGTTCCCGCGCGGCGTGCGCGTGCACATCGACGTCGACCCCTACAGCTTCGTCTGA